One part of the Granulicella arctica genome encodes these proteins:
- a CDS encoding AI-2E family transporter: protein MQLQPTRPPWNQITLFLLTGGTLLVCAFILQPLFSAIVGAVVLAVALQTPYDWLATKVKNRSACAALALVIVILAIIIPCFFLAQEIVQQAIVAVHALRQDATHDRFFALLAQHPALTDRVQSITDSLDVDDTIKATAAFLGRRLFWLLGHSVVVITQLVFLLFILFFLFRDREITLNFVRSLLPLRDDEATELLERVDDTIKATALGRLTIAAIQGILAGLGYWVLGVPGIILWAFTTCAFAMIPGVGAVLVWAPIAVYLGLSGHWGKAALLAVWGGVIVSTIDNILYPILVGSHLRAHTVTVLLSIIGGVAVFGITGIIIGPVSFTVAATLLDIWRARSRESAS, encoded by the coding sequence GTGCAACTCCAACCCACCCGCCCACCCTGGAACCAGATCACCCTGTTCCTCCTTACTGGCGGCACACTGCTTGTCTGCGCATTCATCCTCCAGCCGCTCTTTTCGGCCATTGTTGGGGCTGTCGTGCTTGCTGTCGCGCTTCAAACCCCCTATGACTGGCTTGCGACGAAGGTCAAGAATCGCTCGGCCTGCGCTGCTCTTGCGCTCGTCATCGTTATCCTTGCGATCATCATTCCCTGCTTCTTCCTTGCGCAGGAGATCGTCCAGCAGGCTATCGTCGCCGTCCACGCACTCCGGCAGGACGCTACCCACGACCGCTTCTTCGCCCTCCTCGCCCAACACCCCGCCCTCACCGACCGCGTCCAGTCCATCACCGACTCGCTCGACGTCGACGACACCATCAAAGCCACCGCAGCCTTCCTCGGCCGCCGTCTCTTCTGGCTCCTCGGTCACTCCGTCGTCGTCATCACGCAGCTCGTCTTCCTGCTCTTCATCCTTTTCTTCCTCTTCCGCGATCGCGAGATCACCCTCAACTTCGTGCGCTCCCTCCTGCCGCTCCGTGACGACGAGGCCACTGAACTCCTCGAGCGCGTCGACGACACCATCAAGGCCACCGCGCTCGGCCGGCTCACCATCGCCGCCATTCAGGGCATCCTCGCCGGACTCGGTTATTGGGTCCTCGGCGTTCCCGGCATCATCCTCTGGGCCTTCACGACCTGCGCCTTCGCCATGATTCCCGGTGTGGGCGCGGTGCTCGTCTGGGCTCCCATCGCGGTCTACCTCGGCCTCAGCGGCCATTGGGGCAAGGCCGCGCTGCTCGCAGTCTGGGGAGGCGTCATCGTCAGCACCATCGACAACATCCTCTATCCGATCCTCGTCGGCTCCCACCTGCGCGCCCATACCGTCACCGTTCTGCTCTCCATCATCGGCGGCGTCGCCGTCTTCGGCATCACGGGGATCATCATCGGCCCGGTCTCCTTCACCGTTGCCGCAACCCTGCTCGATATCTGGCGCGCCCGCTCCCGCGAGTCCGCCTCCTAG
- the gltX gene encoding glutamate--tRNA ligase, protein MTLIDNSAPIRVRIAPSPTGDPHVGTAYIGLLNYLYARQRGGQFVLRIEDTDRARFVATSEQMIFDALHWLGLTWDEGPDVGGPYGPYRQSERTEIYREHAQILLDNGTAYRCFCTAEELEAARKQQMAAKLPPRYPGTCRHLSVTDIGTNIAAGKPFVVRMAVPLEGSTTFHDELRGDITFDHSNVDDQVLMKSDGFPTYHLANVVDDHLMRITDVIRAEEWISSTPKHVLLYQAFGWAQPRFWHMPLLRNLDKSKISKRKNPVSLIYYRESGFLPEAIINFLGLMGGGMPTLNPVEVANGSKETEIFSLDEMVQRFEVHNIRLGGPVFDLTKLKWLNGEYLRALSPEAFFEAVRTQVFGDSYIRNIASIMQARIETLGQFGDLTGFFFADNVMPPQEVFLPKKRTLEETLAFAAEQLIVLEATDWTTEAMESSLKKLGEEKTWSVKENFMLLRAILTGSTMSPPLLESLVIFGKARSIDRLRRFLETQKKLANGRK, encoded by the coding sequence ATGACATTGATCGATAACTCTGCTCCCATCCGCGTCCGCATCGCCCCGTCGCCCACTGGCGACCCGCACGTTGGCACCGCCTACATCGGCCTGCTGAACTACCTCTACGCACGCCAGCGTGGCGGCCAGTTCGTCCTCCGCATCGAGGACACCGACCGTGCACGCTTCGTCGCCACCTCCGAGCAGATGATCTTCGATGCGCTTCACTGGCTCGGCCTCACCTGGGACGAAGGCCCCGACGTCGGCGGACCGTATGGGCCGTACCGGCAATCGGAGCGGACGGAGATCTACCGCGAGCACGCGCAGATTCTGCTCGACAACGGCACCGCCTATCGCTGCTTCTGCACCGCCGAAGAGCTCGAGGCCGCACGCAAGCAGCAGATGGCCGCCAAGCTGCCTCCACGCTACCCCGGAACCTGCCGTCATCTATCTGTAACCGATATTGGTACAAATATCGCAGCGGGCAAACCCTTCGTCGTCCGCATGGCCGTACCGCTCGAAGGCAGTACCACTTTCCACGACGAGCTGCGCGGCGACATCACCTTCGATCACAGCAATGTGGACGATCAGGTGCTGATGAAGTCCGACGGCTTCCCCACCTACCATCTCGCGAACGTCGTCGACGACCACCTGATGCGCATCACCGACGTCATCCGCGCCGAGGAGTGGATCTCGTCCACGCCCAAGCACGTGCTGCTCTACCAGGCATTCGGATGGGCGCAGCCGCGCTTCTGGCATATGCCGCTGCTACGCAACCTCGACAAGTCGAAGATCTCCAAGCGCAAGAACCCCGTCTCACTGATCTACTACCGTGAGAGCGGCTTCCTGCCCGAAGCCATCATCAACTTCCTCGGCCTGATGGGCGGCGGCATGCCCACGCTGAATCCGGTCGAGGTCGCGAACGGCTCAAAGGAGACGGAGATCTTCTCGCTCGACGAGATGGTGCAACGCTTCGAGGTCCATAACATCCGTCTCGGCGGACCAGTCTTCGATCTCACCAAGCTCAAGTGGCTCAACGGCGAGTATCTTCGTGCACTCTCGCCCGAAGCCTTCTTCGAGGCCGTCCGCACGCAGGTCTTCGGCGACAGCTACATTCGCAACATCGCATCGATCATGCAGGCGCGCATCGAGACCCTCGGCCAGTTCGGTGACCTCACCGGCTTCTTCTTCGCAGACAACGTGATGCCCCCGCAAGAGGTCTTCCTGCCGAAGAAGCGCACGCTCGAAGAGACGCTAGCCTTCGCCGCCGAGCAGCTCATCGTCCTCGAAGCAACCGACTGGACGACAGAAGCCATGGAATCCTCACTGAAGAAGCTGGGCGAAGAGAAGACCTGGTCCGTGAAAGAAAACTTCATGCTGCTCCGTGCGATCCTTACCGGAAGCACTATGTCGCCACCGCTGCTCGAGAGCCTCGTCATCTTCGGCAAAGCGCGCAGCATCGACCGCCTCCGCCGCTTTCTCGAAACGCAGAAGAAGCTGGCCAACGGCAGAAAGTAA
- a CDS encoding MarR family winged helix-turn-helix transcriptional regulator gives MERKTTENLQDGRGLARQRMKRILLHFRSRLDEELRPQGVTMAQLQLLYAIQSSPGSSGAQLARGCYVTPQTAQALIRRLEEDGWIERRKGNGNDRILAASLTAAGEELLQTAETIMKGTEAMLWHEIPDDDIEELNRLLGLCLKNIVEE, from the coding sequence ATGGAGCGCAAGACGACAGAGAATCTACAGGATGGCAGAGGGCTGGCCAGGCAGCGGATGAAGCGGATTCTCCTTCACTTTCGCTCCCGGTTGGATGAGGAGCTGCGCCCGCAAGGGGTGACGATGGCGCAGCTACAACTGCTGTACGCCATCCAAAGCTCTCCGGGAAGCTCGGGTGCGCAGCTCGCACGAGGCTGCTATGTGACGCCGCAGACGGCCCAGGCACTGATCCGTCGGCTCGAAGAGGACGGCTGGATCGAACGGCGCAAAGGCAACGGGAATGATCGCATTCTGGCAGCGTCACTGACGGCGGCTGGCGAAGAGTTGTTGCAGACGGCAGAGACAATTATGAAAGGAACCGAGGCCATGCTGTGGCACGAGATTCCAGACGACGATATTGAAGAGTTGAACCGGCTGCTGGGACTGTGCCTGAAGAATATCGTTGAGGAGTAG